DNA from Tepidisphaeraceae bacterium:
CGGCGGTGATGCACATCGGCGGCTTGATGCGCAGGACGTTGCCGTGGAAGCCGCCCTTGCCGATCAGCAGGCCCAGGTCGCGGCAGCGTTCGAAGACGGCGATGCAGGCCTCCTTGGCGGGCTCCTTCGTCGTGCGGTCTTTCACCAGTTCGATGCCGAGCATCAGGCCACGGCCGCGCACGTCGCCGATGATCGGGTGACGTTCCGCGAGCTTGTGGAAGCCGTCCATCAGCTGCTTGCCGATCGTCAGCGCGTTCTGCTGGATGTTTTCCTGTTCGATGACCTCAAGCACGGCTTGGCCCTGCCGCATGACGACCGGGTTGCCGCCGAAGGTGTTGAAGTGGATGCGGCTGTTGAGGGCCGCAGCGATCTCGTGCGTCGTCACGACCGCGGCGAGCGCGGCGCCGTTGCCGATGCCCTTGGCCATGGTGACGATATCGGGGATCACGCCCTGCGTCTCGAAGCCCCAGAAGTGCGTGCCCGTCCGGCCGAACCCGGCCTGCACCTCGTCGGCAATGCACAGCCCGCCGGCGGCCCGCACGTGTTCGTAGGCCGCTTTGAGGTAGCCGTCAGGATAAACGATCGTACCACCGACGCCTTGGATGCTTTCAGCAAAGAAGCCGGCGACCTTGCCGCTCGTGGCGAACTGGATGACCTGCTTCACGTCGTCTGCGTACTTCTGCGCCGCTGCCGGATCATCCTTGTCGAAATAGCCGCGGTAGGTATCGGGGGCGATCGCGTGATGCACGCCCTGCCCGGCCGGCACGTTGTACTTCCAGGTGCTGTGGCTGGTCAGGCCCATCGTGCTTTGCCCGCCACCGTGGTAGCCGTTGCGCAGCGCGATGAGGTCGTAGTTACCTGTGTAGGCACGGGCCATCAGGGTCGCCAAGTCGTTCGCTTCCGACCCGCTGTTGACGAAGTAGCAGACCTTCAAATCGCCCGGCATCTTGCTCGCCAGCTTGGCGGCGTACTCGGCCGGAGCGGGGTTCAGGTAGATGGTCGTCGTGTGCTGCAGCAGCTCGTTCTGCGCTTGCACGGCCGCGTTCACGTGCGGATGGCAGTGGCCGACGCTCACCGTCACGATGCCGCCAAACCCGTCCAGGTACCGCCGGCCGGTCTCGTCGAACAGGTACTGCATGTGTCCCTGCACGATCATGATCGGCTTTTTGTAGAACGTGAGCAGCGACGGCGGCAGATGCGCCTTACGCAGGCGCATCACCTCGTCGAAGCTAAGGCCGGTGTAGGGTGCGGGCGTGAAGGTGCTCGGAGGCAACGTCGGGGTGGCGGTTGCAGTGCTCATAATTCGTGCTGCGGTAACGCGGGGGTTTGGGCCGCGCAATTGCTACCACAACATCATCGGCGTTGCACGATGAACGAGCCGAATAAACGAAAGTCAGACGGAACGCCGACCGTTTGAGTCAGAACGTCGACCGTTCAAGACGGAACGTCGACCGTTCGAGGCAAAACGTCGACCGTTTGAGGCGGAACGTCGACCGTTCGAGGCAAAACGTCGACCGTTTGAGACGGAACGTCGACCGTTTGAGACGGAACGTCGACCGTTCGAGGCGAAACGTCGACCGTTCGAGACGCCGCGTCAACTATTCGCCTGGGAATGACGACATTACAGGACGGGAGGTCCACGGTTCAACGCGAGCCGTGCGCGATTCGGAGCGGAGCGTAGCCGGGCGTAGAGGATCCGGCTCCTCTCCCGGTACTCCGGGGGAGGCTGGGAGGGGGTGAATGGATGGTGGAGGTCAAAGGGTGGAAGGCGGAAACGAGGCAGGGGGTTTCCCGAAGCCCCCGATGCTCCTCCCCGGCATGGTCGCTTACGTGGCCATGCCGGGGGGACGCTGAGGTAGCGCACCTTCTGGCTCAACCTTAGTGGTTGTGGTCCTTCAGCATGTCCTTGTGCATCTTCAGGGCCGATAGGTTCTTGGAGGCGAATGCCTTCAAATCGGCGTCGTCGACGGCCTTGGCGGCGCCTTCGAAGAGGTTGATCGCCTCATCATGGGCCATCACCTGACGGCGATGGTAGGCCTTTTGGAACTCGTCGCTGTTGGCCTCGGAAAGCGTGTCGAGCATCTTCTGGTGCCGCTCGACCATCTGCGTGGGCACCGAGCCGCCCTTGCGCGTCACGATCGTGGCCAGCTCGTTGTTGACCTTCGTGTGGTCGTTGACCATCTGCTGGGCGAACTTCTTGGTGGCCGCGTCGTTGGCCCGGCTGAGCGCCATCTGCGAGCTTTGCACCTCAAACATGCCACCACTGGCGGCGTTGACGACGAACTGCTGGTCGGCCTTCGACAGGGAACCCGGGTTGGTCATCTTGCCGTCATTGGCGGACATGGCCTGTCCGCGGGCACCGGTTCGGCTGGACATGTCCGAGTCGCGGTCGTTGTCCTGACAACCGACCGCAAGCATGGCTCCGATAAGTAAGACTGGCGTGGTTCGCATGGCGTGTTTCTCCGCTAAAGACGAGAAGTTCTTTGGGACGGCGCCTTCGCCGCCCCGCAACGACGTGCCTGTTCGCGAACCTCGTGCCGCAAAAACAAGTTGTGGCTGGTTTTGAAGCGTACGCCGTTCGGGCCTTGCCTGCGTCGCTACAGCTCGTTCCTTAACCCGGATTTCTGCCCGTCGTCAGCCATGCTATGGCTGGAGACCTTTTCATCGAGGTCCAGCTTCTCCAGCAGCGGGTTCTCTTCGGTCAAATCGTCCACCGGGTCGTAGCCCACCAGTTCGCGGGCGTCGGAGATGTCCAATCGCTTAAAGCGGTTATTGCTGAGCCCGTGCAGGACGGCGAACTTCAGCGTCTCGTTGTCGATGCAGCGTTCGATGAGCTGATTCAAATCGCGCCGGCTCACCCAGGCGTCGATCATCGAGATGCTCTCCTGCTTCCGCGCGTTCTCGCGCGGCTGGAACGCGCCGATGCGCAGGCAGATGCACGACAGCCCCTCCTTCTCGGCCATGTACCGGCCAAGGGCCTCACCGAAGCACTTGCTGACACCGTAGAGGTCGCCAGGGTTGACGGGTTCGCTCGTCTTCACCTGCACGTCGGCCGGGTAGCCACTGACGGCGTGGATGCTGCTGGCGTAGATCAACCGCCGCACGCCCGCGGCCTTGGCGGCGACCATCGTGTTGTAGGTGCCGGCGATGTTCACGTTCAGCACGCTGTCCCACGTGGCGCTGGGACTGGGGTTGGCCGCCAGGTGCAGCACGGTGTCGATGCCCTGACAGAGTTGCTTCATCTGTTCCAGGTCGGTCACGTCGCCCTGGACCACCTTGCCGTACTTTTCGATCTTCTTGGTGTCGTCATCCAGCTCGTGCTCCATCAGGACCATCTCGTACCGCTGATGCGAGTGCTCCGCGAAGTAGGACCCAATGTTGCCCGCGGCCCCGGTGACGAGGACCCGCCGCTTGGTCGTAGCCGAGTTGTTGTTGCCGAGCCCCTTGTCGCCGGTCGTGAACGAATGTGCCATCTGTGTTGCCTCCGTTGGAGGTCGCGATGGCAAGCGATATGCCGTGGGAGGAAATCAGGGGTTAGGAGTTAGGGCATAAGGCGGATTCGATGCTTCGCTTCACCTGGCCGTCATCCTGAGAGGGTGTTAAGGAACAGTGCCGCGTCCGCTCCGACCGTGGCATGGGCGTCCCGCCCATGCTCGTGGTGAGGCCGGAAGACAGGATTGATTGCAGCGGCTCGGTCGGCGCAGCAGCCAACAAATGAAGCTTCTTATTCCAATTCACACGCATGGGCGAGACGCCCATGCCACGTAAGAGGCGGACGCGAGCGTGTTCTTTAACACCCTCTGAGGTACCCCGAAGGATCTCCCCCGTATTCTCAGGTGGGGCCGAACAGATCCTTCATGGTACCTCAGGATGACGACTGAGCGATGGCGTGTGTCTATTTCCCCGCCGCCGCCCGCACGGTGTAGTCGAACAGAATGCGCCACTCCAGATTCTGCAGATCGCGCGCCAGCTGTACCGGTGGGTGATCGTCGGCCGCGTCGTACACGGATTCGACGAAGTCGACCATCGCGTACGTATCCCAGCCATTGCGGGTAATCGTGCGGGCGTCGTCCGACGCGTTGGACGCCTTCACGATCGCCTGTCCTTCCGTCGCCAGCGTCGCCATGACGGGGTGGTTGCGACACTTGCCGTACCAGTAGCGGGCGTTGTTGAAGTCCCCCTCCCGGCGGTGCAGCACCGCGTGCCAGAAGCTGCCGTTGGCCGTCTCCACGCCCTGCGACAGCGTGTGCGACGGCTCGAGCCAGTCGTGCAATAACCACAGGCCGGCGAGAACTAACGCCGCCTCCCCCTCATCGCGCGCTGGCGCCACCAGGACGGTTGCGGGCGTCACCCCATCCAGCAATGCCTTGGCCGCCGGATCACCGTCACCGCTGACGACCAACCGGCGATAGGTGGAATCCGTCCTTAATGCCAGAGCCTGCTGTGCAGATGCCGTCAATATGCCGTTAAAGTCTACCAATCCGACCATTTGTCGCACCTGTTCTTGCAGAAATGCAGTTTACCGAACGCTGCCGCACGTTTTGTGTGTACGGCATGGGATTTACATTAGTGACTGACAACAAAGGAACGGAGCTTATCATGATTCGAACTATCGCCCCACTCTCAATCGCGTTACTGATCGGTGCTGTCGGTTGTGGCTCGGGAGGCAGCGGCAAGGTCTACCAGCCCAAGACGAAGGACACCGCTCTGGCGGCATACGCCGGCAACGTGCAGTACCCGACGGACATGCAGGCCACCGAAGACGCCAGCGTTACGGCGACCGTGAACAAGCAGAATGGTCGGATCACGATCCGGAACTTCTCGAACAAGGCGATCATCGAGCCGCGCGTCTGGGTGAACCAGGTCTACGTACTGCGCACGCGCACCTTGAGCCCGCAGGACACGATCGTGCTGGACAAGGGCGACCTCTACGACTCGGCCGGCCGCTCGCTGCGCGACCAGTCGCCGAACGCGATCAACACGATCCACCTGCAGACGGATCGGACCCTGGTTAAGGCAAAGGGCCCGCTGTTCGAGTAATCGAGCGATAGGCGCCCGAACGGTCATCCTCCCCTCCCCGCGCCCGCCAGTCACCCACCTGGCGGGCGCAATTGCGCGCCCACCGCGACCGTTTGTGAGGTAGACTTCAAGCGTCACCCGCGGCGTTCGCGGGGGCAATCACTGACGTAGGTCGCCGCAGGTTTCGGGGTGGGCGCGATTTTCAGTCTGCCATCATTCCATCTTTCGTCCCGCCAGTCCCCGCCACCGTTCGCGCGACCGCTCGATAGAAGGAGCGTCGTATGACGCAGAATGTTTCCAGACGTTCGAGAGGCTTTGGCCTGCTCGATTTGGTTGTGGTGGTTGGGGTGCTGCTGCTCGTGGTGGCGTTTTTTTTACCGATGCGAACCAAGCAGCGTGGCGACTCAAGCCGGGTGAAGTGCTCCAGCAACCTGCGCCAGATCGGCCAAGGGTTGCTTCTGTACTCAAATGAGAACCGCCAAGCGTATCCGCGCGTGCGCTTCGATGCATCGGCACCTGTGAGCTACTACACCGGCGTAAACGACAACAACCCGTTCGACGGCCAGAACGACCCGTCTCCGAACGACGTGACGGCCGCGTTGTATTTGTTGCCTCGAACGCTGGACATGGGCACAGAGGTCTTCACTTGCCCGTCGTCGCAGGAAATGAAATTCTCCCCCAAGGACACGATTGCGAATTACAGCAACTTCCCAAGTCAAAAGCATCTGAGTTTCGCGCTGGCCAACCCTTATCCGACCACGGTGGCGGACGCAAAAGGATACAAGTGGGACGCCACTCTCGGGCCAGAGTTCGCTGTTGTCGCCGACATGGGCCCTGGGGTGGACATGTCGACCCTGACTCAGAAGTCGTCACAAAATGACGTCCGAAAGGCCAACAGCACCAACCACGACCGCGACGGCCAAAACGTGCTGTTCGGCGATGGCCACGTGGAGTTCACCAGTACCCCCTTAGTGGGCGTCAACAAGGACAACATCTACGCCCCGGCCGCGGCGTTAGTCGTCGGCAAAGACGGCTCCGCCTCGCTGCCGCCGGGCACCGTGCCCCAGCACGCCGACGACAGCGTGCTGCTGCCGAGCGAGAAGGACTAGCGTCCTCCGGCTCCTCTCCCATGTACGCATGGGAGAGGCTGGGTGAGGGTGATTTCGATGATCGAGAGCCGTCAGCAGCCGGGTGCCACGGGTGGTACT
Protein-coding regions in this window:
- a CDS encoding aminotransferase class III-fold pyridoxal phosphate-dependent enzyme, which gives rise to MSTATATPTLPPSTFTPAPYTGLSFDEVMRLRKAHLPPSLLTFYKKPIMIVQGHMQYLFDETGRRYLDGFGGIVTVSVGHCHPHVNAAVQAQNELLQHTTTIYLNPAPAEYAAKLASKMPGDLKVCYFVNSGSEANDLATLMARAYTGNYDLIALRNGYHGGGQSTMGLTSHSTWKYNVPAGQGVHHAIAPDTYRGYFDKDDPAAAQKYADDVKQVIQFATSGKVAGFFAESIQGVGGTIVYPDGYLKAAYEHVRAAGGLCIADEVQAGFGRTGTHFWGFETQGVIPDIVTMAKGIGNGAALAAVVTTHEIAAALNSRIHFNTFGGNPVVMRQGQAVLEVIEQENIQQNALTIGKQLMDGFHKLAERHPIIGDVRGRGLMLGIELVKDRTTKEPAKEACIAVFERCRDLGLLIGKGGFHGNVLRIKPPMCITAADAEFMLDVLDVAFGEIVV
- a CDS encoding DUF4142 domain-containing protein, with protein sequence MRTTPVLLIGAMLAVGCQDNDRDSDMSSRTGARGQAMSANDGKMTNPGSLSKADQQFVVNAASGGMFEVQSSQMALSRANDAATKKFAQQMVNDHTKVNNELATIVTRKGGSVPTQMVERHQKMLDTLSEANSDEFQKAYHRRQVMAHDEAINLFEGAAKAVDDADLKAFASKNLSALKMHKDMLKDHNH
- a CDS encoding NAD(P)-dependent oxidoreductase, which codes for MAHSFTTGDKGLGNNNSATTKRRVLVTGAAGNIGSYFAEHSHQRYEMVLMEHELDDDTKKIEKYGKVVQGDVTDLEQMKQLCQGIDTVLHLAANPSPSATWDSVLNVNIAGTYNTMVAAKAAGVRRLIYASSIHAVSGYPADVQVKTSEPVNPGDLYGVSKCFGEALGRYMAEKEGLSCICLRIGAFQPRENARKQESISMIDAWVSRRDLNQLIERCIDNETLKFAVLHGLSNNRFKRLDISDARELVGYDPVDDLTEENPLLEKLDLDEKVSSHSMADDGQKSGLRNEL